The genomic interval CGTTCAGGAGCTGCTGGGCGACGGCGCCCGCGGTGATGCGCTGCGAGGAGGAACCGGCCCAGAAGGCGCGGTCGGCGGGGGTCGCGTAGCACCAGGTGCCCGCGCCGGGCTCCACGTCGCTCAGCCCCGCCTCGAGCGCCCAGCCCAGCAGGCGCCGACCGGCGTCGGGCGTGCCGCCGTTGGCGGCCATGGCCTCGATGAACAGCTCGCGCCACGTCTCCAGGCCCGGCAGCTCGGGCCACCAGCGGAAGGCGCCGTAGTCGGCCTCGCGGGCGGAGACGATGCCTCCGGGCGCGGTCACGCGGCGCATCTCGGCCAGCACGCGGACGGGATCGGCGACGTGATGGAGCACCTGGTGGGTGTGGGCGACGTCGAAGGCGGCGTCCGCGAAGGGCAGGTGGTGGGCGTCGGCCGCACGGACCTCGACGCCCTCGAGGCCCTGGCGGGAGAGCTCGTCGCGGGTGATCCCCGCGGACTCCTCGGAGACCTCGATCGCGGTGACGTTCTCGGGGCCGACGATGCGGGCGAGGTCCGCGGTGATCGTGCCCGCGCCGCTGCCGACGTCCAGCAGACGCATGCCCTCGCGCAGGTGCGGGAGGAGGTGCGCGGCCGAGTTCTCGGCGGTGCGGTGCCGGTGGGAGGAGAGCACCGCGTCCTCGTAGCCGTGGGTGTAGTGGTGCTCGTGGCCGTGACCGGGGTGCTCGCTCATGGGCGCGACGCTACGCGCGCCTCCTCGGCCCCGGGCGCAGGTCTCGCCATCTGATGTTCCTCGTCGGCCACGGTTCCTCCGGCCCGTCGTGCCCGTCGTGCCCGCCGCGGCGCCCATGACGCGAGCAGCACGCCACCGACCACGAGCACTCCCCCGGCCAGCTCGAGCGGGGCGACGCCCTGGGA from Brachybacterium kimchii carries:
- a CDS encoding methyltransferase domain-containing protein, coding for MSEHPGHGHEHHYTHGYEDAVLSSHRHRTAENSAAHLLPHLREGMRLLDVGSGAGTITADLARIVGPENVTAIEVSEESAGITRDELSRQGLEGVEVRAADAHHLPFADAAFDVAHTHQVLHHVADPVRVLAEMRRVTAPGGIVSAREADYGAFRWWPELPGLETWRELFIEAMAANGGTPDAGRRLLGWALEAGLSDVEPGAGTWCYATPADRAFWAGSSSQRITAGAVAQQLLNAGRASQDELDAIGEDWKRWADDPAGWFVLLHGEILARA